Proteins encoded together in one Corynebacterium liangguodongii window:
- the dut gene encoding dUTP diphosphatase: protein MTNLTHKHVEELERRMEQPRVMRLHEAALLPTRAHEWDAGWDVHADETVVIRPGETVKVRTGIAVGVPVGQVCDVRSRSGLASRGVVVANSPGTIDAGYVGEVCVLLHNQVRELHRVNRGDRIAQLVFLPINTTPLREVNALDESERGGAGFGSTGK from the coding sequence ATGACCAACCTCACGCACAAACACGTCGAAGAACTGGAGCGACGCATGGAACAGCCCCGCGTCATGCGCCTCCACGAAGCAGCCCTCCTACCCACCCGGGCGCATGAGTGGGACGCTGGGTGGGACGTGCACGCCGACGAAACCGTAGTGATCCGCCCCGGGGAGACCGTCAAGGTGCGCACAGGTATCGCTGTCGGTGTGCCTGTCGGGCAGGTGTGCGACGTCCGCTCCCGCAGCGGACTGGCGTCCCGCGGGGTAGTGGTCGCCAACAGCCCGGGCACCATCGACGCTGGATACGTCGGGGAAGTGTGCGTGCTGTTGCACAACCAGGTCCGCGAACTCCACCGCGTCAACAGGGGCGACCGCATCGCCCAACTCGTGTTCCTCCCCATCAACACCACACCACTGCGCGAAGTTAACGCTCTCGACGAGTCGGAGAGAGGAGGTGCTGGGTTTGGCAGCACGGGCAAATGA
- a CDS encoding WhiB family transcriptional regulator: MRPPCEGHSVFINPAQASEQERADAIEMCQHCPIQRECAVDALTAGTTLDKERVTEAMDVIQAGVWLNGRRQQIAHLYNIVGLTPQERAGKRPPTPRVCLDCGRRMIPRDKSIHLTPEIITHAARGYCRTCYARRKRKGLLPELKQKHQAVLGWPEQHTRKDGKP; the protein is encoded by the coding sequence GTGCGTCCACCGTGTGAAGGACACAGTGTTTTCATCAACCCAGCCCAGGCGTCGGAGCAGGAACGTGCCGACGCCATCGAGATGTGCCAGCACTGCCCCATCCAACGCGAATGCGCTGTGGATGCACTCACCGCCGGAACCACCCTTGACAAGGAGCGTGTCACCGAAGCAATGGACGTCATCCAAGCCGGTGTGTGGCTTAACGGGCGAAGGCAACAAATCGCACACCTGTACAACATCGTAGGGCTCACACCACAAGAGAGAGCCGGGAAGCGACCCCCGACGCCACGAGTCTGCTTGGACTGCGGGCGGAGGATGATTCCCCGCGACAAGTCGATTCACCTCACACCCGAAATCATCACGCACGCGGCCCGCGGCTACTGCCGAACCTGCTACGCCCGCCGCAAACGCAAGGGCCTCCTGCCGGAACTGAAACAGAAGCACCAAGCCGTTCTCGGGTGGCCGGAGCAACATACACGCAAGGACGGTAAACCGTGA
- a CDS encoding RusA family crossover junction endodeoxyribonuclease, with protein MTNATTTAPILDVFIPGKPIPKGSMRHIGRGVMVHDNPELARWMDTIRLICHTRYHADPVDEPVEVHAVFYLPRPKRPRFPLPGTKPDSDKLARAIGDALEGIVIANDSRITDWHTKKRYADEQHPMGAHITIRKATE; from the coding sequence ATGACTAACGCAACCACCACTGCCCCAATACTCGACGTGTTCATTCCCGGCAAACCCATCCCCAAAGGATCCATGCGCCACATAGGCCGCGGCGTCATGGTGCACGACAACCCCGAACTCGCACGATGGATGGACACCATCCGCCTCATCTGCCATACCCGGTACCATGCTGATCCCGTGGACGAGCCGGTCGAAGTCCATGCCGTGTTCTACCTCCCCCGCCCCAAACGCCCACGCTTCCCACTCCCAGGCACCAAACCAGACAGCGACAAACTCGCCCGCGCCATCGGCGACGCACTCGAAGGCATCGTCATCGCCAACGACTCACGCATCACAGACTGGCACACCAAGAAACGCTACGCAGACGAGCAACACCCCATGGGTGCGCACATCACAATCAGAAAGGCCACCGAATGA
- a CDS encoding DUF3310 domain-containing protein, which yields MSDPINPDHYQGFTSGAQAIDITEHLTFNGGNAVKYLARSCRLDGHNKGDVLQDLQKAAWYVQREIERIQEKHASDV from the coding sequence GTGAGTGACCCCATCAACCCTGACCACTACCAAGGGTTCACATCTGGCGCGCAGGCCATCGACATCACAGAGCATTTAACGTTCAACGGTGGTAACGCCGTCAAATACCTGGCCCGATCATGCCGCCTCGATGGACACAACAAAGGTGACGTGCTGCAAGACCTACAGAAGGCAGCCTGGTACGTGCAGCGCGAAATTGAGCGCATCCAGGAAAAACACGCATCAGACGTGTAG
- a CDS encoding single-stranded DNA-binding protein produces MIDYQYLAGGLTDTPEVRFTPSGRGVVNFTLAQSDSRKNDAGEWETTANRYVPVTLWDTDRIRWTDALSGLDKGTKIVVQGKLITRTWEAKDGTNRSRLEFQARHAYVDAAAGASAQQPAQQSGGVAQDTRGGFGGQSEQEPPF; encoded by the coding sequence ATGATCGACTACCAATACCTCGCCGGGGGACTTACCGACACCCCGGAGGTTCGGTTCACCCCGTCGGGACGGGGCGTGGTGAATTTCACCCTCGCACAATCAGACTCCCGCAAGAACGACGCCGGGGAATGGGAGACCACCGCCAACAGGTACGTGCCCGTCACCCTGTGGGACACAGACCGCATCAGGTGGACCGATGCCCTCTCCGGACTCGACAAAGGCACGAAGATCGTCGTCCAGGGCAAGCTCATCACCCGCACCTGGGAAGCCAAAGACGGCACCAACCGCTCAAGGCTGGAGTTCCAGGCCCGACACGCCTATGTGGACGCCGCAGCAGGAGCGTCCGCACAGCAGCCGGCGCAACAGTCCGGGGGGGTTGCGCAGGACACACGAGGTGGATTCGGCGGGCAGAGCGAACAGGAACCACCATTCTGA
- a CDS encoding type I-E CRISPR-associated protein Cas6/Cse3/CasE, with translation MTQACSPPSCGAKTLITTCQLSCRARRLERDSQAMHRTLKHVIPGPHLWGVPEHGVLVVQHQEPVHWPTAMPGVVDHSHTVEVTTPITGAPITWAIIANPTRAIAQGMGKRGKRVAVTPDGWKRWIGDRLEGAINIRDLDAAGLPVARGKRHEMRTTHHRVLYTGTGTVANQARLAELQATGIGRGKAYGCGLLIVQEGIV, from the coding sequence ATGACACAGGCGTGTTCCCCGCCATCATGCGGGGCTAAAACCCTCATCACCACTTGCCAGTTATCTTGTCGTGCGCGGCGGTTGGAGCGTGATTCGCAGGCGATGCACCGCACGCTGAAGCACGTGATCCCTGGCCCGCACCTGTGGGGTGTGCCGGAGCATGGTGTGCTGGTTGTGCAGCACCAGGAGCCGGTGCACTGGCCCACTGCCATGCCGGGGGTTGTGGATCACTCCCACACGGTGGAGGTCACGACACCTATCACCGGCGCTCCTATCACGTGGGCGATCATCGCCAACCCCACCCGAGCCATAGCGCAGGGTATGGGGAAGCGGGGCAAGCGGGTTGCTGTCACCCCGGACGGGTGGAAACGCTGGATTGGGGACAGGCTCGAGGGTGCGATCAACATCCGTGACCTGGACGCGGCTGGACTGCCCGTGGCTCGGGGGAAGCGGCACGAGATGCGCACTACCCATCACCGTGTGCTGTACACGGGTACCGGCACGGTCGCCAACCAGGCCCGGTTGGCGGAGCTGCAGGCGACCGGCATTGGCCGCGGTAAGGCCTACGGGTGTGGGCTGCTCATCGTGCAGGAGGGGATCGTATGA
- a CDS encoding class I SAM-dependent methyltransferase, translating into MVNIAHGYRDSDGKWHADNPEDYPPMDIHGQLPWSVLDQSAGHWRARVKWWRNQGVDDITPRLHAPAMINTGRHGRNSQGVSRFDPFLTELLVTWLSAPGDLVYDPCAGGPVRGIVTTHLGREYTGCDINHDQIEANRAVASRWGLTPEWLHMDGRDQAVEPQTQDFVLTCPPYHNRERYNVGDGDLSMMRWEEFTKAHQDMVRAATYTLKPNRFLAWVISDVRDSKGHLRGLPELATTHIKLAGLHITNQLILAEPGGLRVKTMRVPWTAARTTTRRHQHIIIAVKGDRKAATKRITNAH; encoded by the coding sequence GTGGTAAACATCGCCCACGGATACCGAGACAGCGACGGCAAGTGGCATGCCGACAACCCCGAGGACTACCCACCCATGGACATCCATGGGCAGCTGCCATGGTCCGTCCTCGACCAAAGCGCTGGGCACTGGCGAGCACGAGTGAAATGGTGGCGCAACCAAGGCGTGGACGACATCACCCCGCGCCTTCACGCCCCCGCGATGATTAACACTGGCCGCCACGGCCGCAACTCACAGGGAGTCTCCCGGTTCGACCCGTTCCTCACCGAGCTGCTCGTCACCTGGCTATCAGCACCAGGAGACCTGGTCTACGACCCCTGCGCCGGAGGCCCCGTGCGCGGCATCGTCACCACCCACCTAGGCCGCGAATACACTGGCTGCGACATCAACCACGACCAAATAGAAGCCAACCGCGCCGTAGCTAGTAGGTGGGGACTAACCCCAGAATGGCTCCACATGGACGGGAGAGACCAGGCCGTCGAGCCACAAACACAAGACTTTGTGCTGACCTGCCCGCCTTACCACAACCGCGAACGCTACAACGTAGGCGACGGCGACCTATCCATGATGCGCTGGGAAGAATTCACCAAAGCGCACCAGGACATGGTGCGAGCAGCCACCTACACACTCAAGCCAAACCGCTTCCTCGCGTGGGTCATCTCCGACGTCCGTGACTCCAAAGGTCACCTCCGTGGCTTGCCCGAGCTCGCCACCACCCACATCAAACTGGCTGGGTTGCACATCACCAACCAGCTCATCCTCGCCGAACCAGGCGGCCTGCGGGTTAAAACCATGCGGGTGCCGTGGACAGCAGCCCGCACCACCACACGCCGCCACCAACACATCATCATCGCCGTCAAAGGCGACCGCAAAGCAGCAACCAAGAGGATCACCAATGCTCATTGA
- a CDS encoding ParB N-terminal domain-containing protein, translating into MAHVPLKDIAYYPGNARRGNVDMIADSLKTHGQYKPIVVNRGTQAPELANTVIAGNHTLQAAALLGWDTIDVHYIDVTADEARRIVLIDNRTQDKATYDVEALLDLLTETPDLDGTGFTRDDVDALLESLDEQETDDDIPDMPDEPEPAVWAVLVECDSEADARDLKARLIAEGYQAGIA; encoded by the coding sequence ATGGCCCACGTTCCGTTGAAAGACATCGCCTACTACCCTGGCAACGCTCGCCGCGGCAACGTTGACATGATCGCCGACTCCCTCAAAACCCACGGCCAGTACAAACCCATCGTCGTCAACCGCGGCACACAAGCCCCCGAGCTCGCAAACACCGTCATCGCCGGAAACCACACACTGCAGGCCGCGGCACTGTTGGGTTGGGACACGATCGACGTGCACTACATTGATGTCACCGCCGACGAAGCACGCCGAATCGTCCTCATCGACAACCGCACCCAGGACAAAGCCACCTACGACGTCGAGGCCCTCCTCGACCTCCTGACAGAAACCCCCGACCTCGACGGCACCGGGTTCACCCGCGACGACGTCGACGCCCTCCTCGAATCACTCGACGAGCAGGAAACCGACGACGACATACCAGACATGCCCGACGAACCGGAACCCGCGGTATGGGCCGTCCTCGTCGAATGCGACAGCGAAGCCGACGCCCGCGACCTCAAAGCCCGCCTCATCGCCGAAGGCTACCAAGCAGGAATCGCCTAG
- a CDS encoding phosphoadenosine phosphosulfate reductase family protein, whose product MLIDSPRLKHGDREHWSRLERYDQAIGTRLDRKEEQAITRITQWAAAGDGVCSVSWGKDSTVVAHLLALSGVRAPIVWVRSDPFEMPECDDVKDAFLATHTVEYVEKRAILRNPKRGEEGYETHHTNPNKKHQDVLKENIRGRYISGVRAQESRMRQRSARWHGTVSKNTCRPILDWTAEEVFAYMYRENLPVHPAYAMTYAGKLDRRWLRVHPLCSYHEESSVHGRDMVSWEDDYYADAIHAAIQHRLINR is encoded by the coding sequence ATGCTCATTGATTCTCCCCGCCTCAAACACGGGGACAGGGAACACTGGTCCCGCCTCGAGCGCTATGACCAGGCAATCGGCACCCGCCTCGACCGCAAAGAAGAACAAGCCATCACCCGCATCACCCAGTGGGCCGCGGCAGGTGACGGGGTGTGCTCCGTCTCCTGGGGCAAAGACTCCACCGTCGTGGCACACCTCCTCGCATTGTCTGGTGTACGCGCACCGATCGTGTGGGTACGCTCCGACCCATTCGAAATGCCAGAATGCGACGACGTGAAGGACGCATTCCTCGCCACCCACACCGTCGAATACGTCGAAAAACGAGCAATACTCCGCAACCCCAAGCGTGGTGAAGAAGGCTACGAAACCCACCACACCAACCCGAACAAAAAGCACCAAGACGTCCTCAAAGAAAACATCCGCGGCCGCTATATCTCCGGCGTCCGCGCCCAAGAATCACGCATGCGCCAACGATCCGCCCGCTGGCACGGCACGGTCTCCAAAAACACCTGCCGTCCCATCCTCGACTGGACCGCCGAAGAAGTCTTCGCCTACATGTATCGCGAAAACCTCCCCGTCCACCCCGCTTACGCCATGACCTACGCAGGCAAACTGGATCGCCGCTGGCTCCGTGTCCACCCCCTGTGCTCCTACCACGAGGAGTCCAGCGTCCACGGCCGGGACATGGTCTCCTGGGAAGACGACTACTACGCAGACGCAATCCACGCAGCCATCCAACACCGATTGATAAACCGATAA
- a CDS encoding sigma factor-like helix-turn-helix DNA-binding protein, giving the protein MPQKHVDHYKLHIAERSRKAKDMRVLGYTYPQIAEELGVSVLTVRNDIKRYTEDLPREHVEEQRQLQLEQLSLVIRKLSPRVAKGDYKATDLYLKTLDRISKLTGTDQPAEDRSGEAVAREALTAMIEAIKGSVD; this is encoded by the coding sequence ATGCCACAAAAACACGTCGACCACTACAAACTCCACATCGCCGAACGCTCACGCAAGGCAAAAGACATGCGCGTCCTGGGCTACACCTACCCACAGATCGCCGAAGAACTCGGCGTCTCCGTCCTCACCGTCCGCAACGACATCAAACGCTACACAGAAGACCTCCCCCGCGAACACGTCGAAGAACAACGCCAGCTCCAACTCGAGCAACTCTCACTCGTCATCCGCAAACTCTCCCCACGCGTCGCAAAAGGCGACTACAAAGCAACCGACCTCTACCTGAAAACCTTGGACCGCATCTCCAAACTCACAGGCACCGACCAACCCGCCGAAGACCGCAGCGGAGAAGCAGTCGCCCGAGAAGCACTCACCGCCATGATCGAAGCAATCAAAGGGAGCGTCGACTAA
- a CDS encoding DNA cytosine methyltransferase, with amino-acid sequence MKIGSLFSGYGGLDLAVEAVTGARPAWFCEWDAAPSKILAHHWPGVPNFRDVTKVNWSQVEPVGIITGGSPCQDLSAAGKRAGMTEGTRSNLWVNMREAIAAIRPRLVVWENVQGALSAKATSDSDMEQDGRPMGDGGGGHLRALGRVLGDLAEIGYDAKWTTIRASDIGAPHHRARVFLIAYPRTPNTSSQRHGSGIHPHDVGRVDNQNETKTRQQQRTRQVTEHRSTTTTADTGRVGLETGRLPGGQEPQHPPH; translated from the coding sequence ATGAAGATCGGATCGTTGTTCTCCGGTTACGGCGGTCTCGACCTGGCTGTGGAAGCCGTCACCGGGGCCAGGCCCGCCTGGTTCTGCGAGTGGGATGCCGCACCGTCAAAAATCCTCGCACATCACTGGCCCGGAGTCCCAAACTTCCGCGACGTCACCAAGGTCAACTGGTCACAGGTTGAACCCGTCGGCATCATCACCGGCGGCTCACCATGCCAAGATTTGTCCGCAGCTGGCAAACGCGCAGGCATGACCGAGGGCACACGTTCGAACCTTTGGGTGAACATGCGCGAAGCAATCGCAGCAATCAGGCCGCGCCTTGTGGTGTGGGAAAACGTACAAGGAGCACTCAGTGCAAAAGCAACAAGCGACAGCGACATGGAACAAGACGGCCGACCGATGGGAGACGGGGGAGGTGGACATCTTCGGGCACTCGGTCGCGTACTCGGAGACCTTGCCGAAATCGGGTACGACGCGAAATGGACGACTATACGAGCGTCCGACATTGGAGCACCCCACCACCGAGCCAGGGTTTTCCTCATTGCCTACCCCCGTACTCCCAACACCAGTAGTCAACGACATGGGAGCGGCATACACCCCCACGACGTGGGACGAGTGGACAACCAAAATGAAACAAAAACACGGCAACAGCAACGGACACGGCAAGTCACTGAACATCGAAGTACAACGACTACTGCCGACACCGGCCGCGTCGGACTGGAAACGGGACGACTGCCCGGCGGACAGGAACCGCAACACCCCCCCCATTAA